The Ziziphus jujuba cultivar Dongzao chromosome 3, ASM3175591v1 region TACTTTATGAAATatcagaaagaaaattaaaagatcaCCCCATGTAAATACAGCCACttttcaaaaacaaacaaattggtTGCAAAAATGCTATAATAGTCAACTAGGTCATCCAGTTCAATTCATTTTTTCTAGTTTATAGGaaagtaaaatatttgatatttttatagtcAATTAAAACCAAGATTAAGTTTAAAAcctaattttataatatgatttaTAGACATTGCACACATATAGAACTCTCCCCGTGTTTTGGTTGGTACATACAGGTTACTGATATTGTCACACTTCTATTAAAAGTTACAACATCTGAAATTCTTCACTGCAATATTATGGCACATAAGTAACATTAAATCTGACTAGTTAGATTGTGTAAAGTAATCATATGAAAGAAACCAAAACAAATGTAATGGATAAGAGAATTTAAGATCCCCAactacttaaaaaataaataagttaacttttagaaaaataaacttaatatCATCCCAACTATTTAGGGTTAGCAGCATGAGCCTTGTtgcaaaaacccaaaatatgGTACAAAAGAATTTACAGAGAAGAAAGTGCAaagcaaaacaagaaaaataaaaggaagttATCTAAGCTTGGTACATATTTTACATTACATTCCTTCTTTTTGCATAGAGTAATTTCTGTTGAAATTAATTCTTCATATGGACGGCTATGCTGCCAAATTTGGCCCAGAGCACAAATGAATTAGGAAAAAATGGTCTCATTCCAGGAAGGCATTAGTGTTCCAAGTGATTCCAAGCCTACTTGAATGAAAGCTTCCATACCTCTCGTACATTAGAGGAACCATCAGCAACTTCAGCAACCATGCTAAAATCCATAAGACCTGCAGGGAATAGGAGGAAAAGCATAACTAATTCAATAGTCCATACGTGCATCGACAATAAAAGAATAGAGGCACAAACAGATCCAATCTCATGAGTTACAAACTAAGCATTTAAACTTTAGACATGTCCCCTTCTATTTGAAATTACATCagctaaatataaataatacatcTTGATAAAAGTAACAATGTGGCCAATATAGGGCACAAGATTTCCTATGACATAAAGGCTGACATGCATGAACATTAATACAACAACCCTTTTCTACCCTCATCAGCTGACATGATGGCACAGAATAGAGAAAAACCAAACTAAAAGTTTCTTGGCATATCTGTAGTTTTGGGAATATCTATGTGGAATAACTCACCATCTTTCTCCACCACAGATAGGAATCGTCGTGTTCCCCCACCTACCCCAAAATAGTGCTTCTTTGCTGCCATGTACATCAGTCCATGTGGAGAGCTCATGCACTGTAAATTAGACACCATTTGTAAgtttgaaatgaaaatgacGTCAAAACAATAACATTAACTCAATAAAGTATTACCTTCTTTATAAGTTCATAGAGATTTTGGAAAACGCAGATGGAGTAAAGTGTCTCTGCCATTAAAATAACATCATAACCTGAAACTGGATTACACCCTGAACTGAAGTCTGCATTGTCCCCGGTGCCATGTTCATGAGGAAGAATTTTATCTATTTCACTCCAGTCACCAGCAAAAAAACGAACTTCAGACTCTGTGTCACAACTTGTCACATTTGTTTCTGAAGGCTGAGCTCTTTTTGGACGGTTTGCATTCACATTGGGTATGGTTAGGCATTGCAGGACTTCAGCATTAAAGTCCTGGAAATGTACAGCAGCTGCACCCTAATGCCAAAAAGAGAAAGGAGGCTAAGTATAACAAATCCAATTTAGGACATTGGATAAACCAATAATCATGATACATACCTCGAGGCATGCAAAGATACCAGGAAGTCCATGACCACATCCAAGCTGAAAAACCATTAAGAAAATTCTGTAAGGCACAATGAGTACAGGGAGTATAGTAGACACAAGATAATTATCTCATTTTTACAaagttaaaaactaaattacCTTATTCAtaattcaaagaaagaaaaatggcaTTGAAAAAGTTTGGCAGCTAAGCATTCCTCAATGCTCCTTAAAATTGTTCCAATGACATTGAAAGCAAAGTGTAATATCGTTGTCTTAAATCTcttaaagttaaatttaaacgaaaaaaatatatatatatcatgtcaacAATTCTAGATGTGTGAACTGTTAGGGGATTTTATCATGAGAAACTTTATCAGCAATTTCCAAAGTTTTATACCACTCAAATAGGTCTCTGCCATGGATAAGTACTAGGAAGCTCAATTATAAGTGAGACATCAAAATAATCTTCAGTAAGTTACGCAACAGATAAGTTCATTCTCATCTGGTTGAGTGAATTAACTGTTACACTAGTTGGGAATTCTCTATAATCTGAATCAAGTAGTAGGAAACTGACCGGAAACCAGAATTCATATTTCCATGTAAGAAGGTCTAATTCCTCAACAAATTGTTATCTTAGTTCAAGCTAGAACAAAAAACTACCTTCATGAAAAACTAGGTGATAAGTTCCAtaatcatttgttttcttttcagaCATTGCTCCCACAATCATTTTACTCACACTTACATGTTTATTGCTTTTCAGATAAAACATGAAATTTCAAAAGAAGTATaggaaacaaaccaaaaaaaaaaaaaaaaaaaaaaagttgcaacaAAATTTTGTATCCAATATTTGAAATCCAATCATGCAAGTACTCCAATGTTTTATGCATTGTGAAACAGTATAGAATCAGCACAAGATTAGAATGCCAACCTCTAAAACTCGCTTCCCTTTAAGTGCTAAATTCCCATTTACTACCTCAGAGCGAAGGGCTTTAACTAGATCTAGCGAACCTTCCCATAACTTTAGTCCACCTAAACCCCAAAGAaggggattaaaaaaaataaaaaaatccaaaaacaaacaaatcatGCATCCAAAGGAAGTTAGGCATAAATTCACCTGTAACTATAATAAACATGTTTAACTACGATATGGAATCCAATATTGTTAAAATAACCATTAAGAAACAAGGAAGCAAAGGAAAGGGTTCCTACTCACCTTCATATTTCCCAGGGACTAAATCAGAGTTGGACAAAGCAAAAACCTCTCGAGTCCTAACACGGCCCTAAAACAAAAGCATCCCATCAACATCAACTATCCATGAAACTTTGAACCGAACAAAAACCCcagattacaaaaaaaattttagcatACAAGAGTCTAAAACATTGTTGCTTCTATTTCTCCCTAGTTTCCAAGGAAATTTCTATGTCTCCCATTATTATTCCATCTTATATGCCTATTTCTATGAATCCATGATCTTAGTTGTTCAGTGCtcttcaagaaaaaaattatggacctgaacataaaattcaaaattctcttttttaaaccattttcaaggaaaaagaaaaatgacctTGAGCAATGTAAGTCCATCCAAGTTCACTGGCTCCACAGTATACTTCACAGACGATGAAACCTATTTCATATCAAAACCCAATCAATCCAAACTATAAATTCCAAAGAAAaacgccatttttttttttttctttttgtttgcctCAAGCTTAAGcagcactatatatatatatatatatatatatatatctaataaaaaagaaaattgattcgAACCTCGGAGGAAAGTACTTCAACACACGGAGGTGGCGACGGGCGAGGCTCGTTTGAAGGATCGAAAAACCCAAACCCTAAATTCAAATTGGGTTTCTCGTCAGACAAGGAGGAGAATAGCCGGAACGATCCAGGACTCGGATTCTGAATaccatttttggaaaaaaaaaaaaaaaaaaaatgaaaacttgatCAGGTATCTGAAGGTGGAGGTTAAACAAAAC contains the following coding sequences:
- the LOC107406370 gene encoding uncharacterized protein LOC107406370 isoform X2, with protein sequence MAANSEENPSPGSFRLFSSLSDEKPNLNLGFGFFDPSNEPRPSPPPCVEVLSSEVSSSVKYTVEPVNLDGLTLLKGRVRTREVFALSNSDLVPGKYEGGLKLWEGSLDLVKALRSEVVNGNLALKGKRVLELGCGHGLPGIFACLEGAAAVHFQDFNAEVLQCLTIPNVNANRPKRAQPSETNVTSCDTESEVRFFAGDWSEIDKILPHEHGTGDNADFSSGCNPVSGYDVILMAETLYSICVFQNLYELIKKCMSSPHGLVYMAAKKHYFGVGGGTRRFLSVVEKDGLMDFSMVAEVADGSSNVREVWKLSFK
- the LOC107406370 gene encoding uncharacterized protein LOC107406370 isoform X1, encoding MAANSEENPSPGSFRLFSSLSDEKPNLNLGFGFFDPSNEPRPSPPPCVEVLSSEVSSSVKYTVEPVNLDGLTLLKGRVRTREVFALSNSDLVPGKYEGGLKLWEGSLDLVKALRSEVVNGNLALKGKRVLELGCGHGLPGIFACLEGAAAVHFQDFNAEVLQCLTIPNVNANRPKRAQPSETNVTSCDTESEVRFFAGDWSEIDKILPHEHGTGDNADFSSGCNPVSGYDVILMAETLYSICVFQNLYELIKKCMSSPHGLMYMAAKKHYFGVGGGTRRFLSVVEKDGLMDFSMVAEVADGSSNVREVWKLSFK